In Drosophila subpulchrella strain 33 F10 #4 breed RU33 chromosome 3R, RU_Dsub_v1.1 Primary Assembly, whole genome shotgun sequence, the following are encoded in one genomic region:
- the LOC119548850 gene encoding Kv channel-interacting protein 1: MASPPESPIEEVVYELEHTRVPKPIPVALEDLCRQTKFTKQEIRVMYRGFKTECPEGVVHEDCFKDIYAKFFPHGNSSLYAHYVFKAFDVNCNGAISFRDLLVTLSTLLRGSVYERLRWTFKLYDLNGDGRISRGELSEIILAIHELMGRRPHQPEDDRKARDQVDRVFRKLDLNQDGIITIEEFLEACLKDDLVTRSLQMFDNDL; the protein is encoded by the exons ATGGCCTCACCGCCGGAAAGTCCCATCGAGGAGGTGGTCTATGAGTTGGAACACACACGAGTGCCTAAGCCCATTCCCGTAGCCCTCGAGGATCTGTGCCGGCAGACCAAGTTCACCAAACAGGAAATCCGGGTCATGTACAGAGGATTCAAAACG GAATGTCCCGAGGGCGTGGTGCACGAGGATTGTTTTAAGGATATTTACGCCAAATTCTTTCCACATGGCA ATTCGAGTTTATACGCTCATTATGTGTTCAAAGCGTTCGATGTTAATTGCAATGGCGCCATTAGTTTTCGG GATTTACTGGTCACCTTGTCGACCCTGCTGAGGGGTTCGGTGTACGAACGACTGCGCTGGACCTTCAAGTTGTACGACCTGAATGGCGACGGAAGGATCAGTCGCGGCGAACTGAGCGAAATCATCTTGGCCATTCACGAGCTTATGGGAAGGAGACCGCATCAGCCTGAGGACGACCGCAAGGCAAGGGATCAG GTTGATCGTGTGTTCCGCAAACTGGACTTGAATCAGGACGGCATTATAACGATAGAGGAGTTTTTGGAGGCCTGCCTGAAGGACGACTTGGTAACGCGATCGCTGCAAATGTTCGACAATGACCTTTGA